CCACCTGGCCGGGTCCGATCAGGCCCGCGTCGGCCCGGATCCGGGTCTCGTCCAGCAGGGAGGCGGCCTGGTCGCGCAGCAGCTGCTGCACGGCGAGATCGCGCACCGCGCCGTGGAGCTGCCAGTAGGCCGTCTCGACCACGGCGCGCACGCCCAGGACGGCGTCGTCGTGGGCGGCGAGCGCGGCCTCGTAGCTCCGCTCGGCGGACGCCAGCGCTCCTTTCGCCGCCGCGCCGGATCCCTTCAGCAGCGGCTGGCGCAGCTCGAGTCGGCCGGCCGCATCGTGCTGCGGCCGCAGCGACGCGTAGGCGTTGTTGGTCTCGGACCGCACCGCGTCCAGCGACGCGGTCAGTTCGGTGCCCCAGCGGGTCTTCAGGCGCAGCCCCGCGGTGCCCGCGGTCTGCTCCGTCTCCAGGACGCTGGCCCCGGCAAACAGGGAGGCGGTGGGCTGCTCGGAGGAGCTGCGGGTCAGGCCGCCGTAGAATTCGGGATCGAACCCCCCGCGCTCGCGGCGCAGGGCCCCGCGCGCGGCGTCCAGCTCGGCCCGCGCGATCCGCGCGTCGGTGGAACCCCCGACCGCCGCGAGCAGCGCCTGCTCGAGCGCGAGCGGCTCCCCTTCGATCCGCGCCAGGGCCTGCGCGAGGGCGCTGTCGGGCTCGGCGGCGGTCGGCGGGCCCGCGGCGGCACCGGCCGCCGTCAGCGCCAGGACGGCCAAGACGGCCAGGACAGACAGGACCGGCAGCCGGCGCCCGAGGAGGGACAAGACGGAGAACGGCATTTGCAGGAGCCTCCCGGGTTCCGATCGGGTCTCGAAACGGTGCGGGCGCCGTCGGCGCCCGCACCGCGGGGTCAGGATAATAGCGACGGCGGGAATCCGCCGCCGCGCCTTCAGGACCGGGGCCCGAAGCCTTCCTTGAAGCGCAGGATGCGGGCGGGGTTGCCGGCGACGACCGCTCCCGGCGGCACGTCCTTGGTCACCACGGAGCCCGCGCCGACCACCGCGTCGTGGCCGATGCGCACCGGCAGCAGGGTCACGTTGCTGCCGATCGAGGCGCGGTCCTCGATGGTCGTGGACTTCCACTTCTCCTTCTCGGGCTGCGGCGGCATCGTGTCGTTGATGAACATGACGCCGTGGCCGACGAACACGTCGTCGCCGATGGTCACCAGCTCGCAGACGAAGGTGTGGCTCTGGACGCGCGTGCGGTCCCCCACCTTGACGCCGTTCTGCAGCTCGACGAAGGTGCCGATCATGCTGTCGCGACCCACCTCGCACTCGTACATGTTGACGAAGTTCCAGATCTTGGTGCCTTCGCCGATCTTGCAGTTGCGGATGATCTGCTTGTCGTTCA
This region of bacterium genomic DNA includes:
- a CDS encoding acyltransferase, whose translation is MSYPVNDKQIIRNCKIGEGTKIWNFVNMYECEVGRDSMIGTFVELQNGVKVGDRTRVQSHTFVCELVTIGDDVFVGHGVMFINDTMPPQPEKEKWKSTTIEDRASIGSNVTLLPVRIGHDAVVGAGSVVTKDVPPGAVVAGNPARILRFKEGFGPRS